Within Massilia litorea, the genomic segment CCTTCAAATTTCCAACGCCCACGGCAGATAGGGACCAAACTGTCTCACGACGTTTTAAACCCAGCTCACGTACCACTTTAAATGGCGAACAGCCATACCCTTGGGACCGGCTACAGCCCCAGGATGTGATGAGCCGACATCGAGGTGCCAAACTCCCCCGTCGATATGAACTCTTGGGAGGAATCAGCCTGTTATCCCCAGAGTACCTTTTATCCGTTGAGCGATGGCCCTTCCATACAGAACCACCGGATCACTATGTCCTACTTTCGTACCTGCTCGACTTGTCGGTCTCGCAGTTAAGCACGCTTATGCCATTGCACTATTAGCACGATGTCCGACCGTACCTAGCGTACCTTCGAACTCCTCCGTTACACTTTAGGAGGAGACCGCCCCAGTCAAACTGCCTACCATGCACTGTCCCCGATCCGGATAACGGACCAAGGTTAGAACCTCAAACAAACCAGGGTGGTATTTCAAGGATGGCTCCACGAGAACTGGCGTCCCCGCTTCAAAGCCTCCCACCTATCCTACACAGATTGGTTCAAAGTCCAATGCAAAGCTACAGTAAAGGTTCATGGGGTCTTTCCGTCTAGCCGCGGGTAGATTGCATCATCACAAACATTTCAACTTCGCTGAGTCTCGGGAGGAGACAGTGTGGCCATCGTTACGCCATTCGTGCAGGTCGGAACTTACCCGACAAGGAATTTCGCTACCTTAGGACCGTTATAGTTACGGCCGCCGTTTACTGGGACTTCAATCAAGAGCTTGCACCCCATCATTTAATCTTCCAGCACCGGGCAGGCGTCACACCCTATACGTCCACTTTCGTGTTTGCAGAGTGCTGTGTTTTTATTAAACAGTCGCAGCCACCAGTTTATTGCAACCCTTTCACCCTTCCACAGTAAAGTGGTCAAGCTACCGGGGCGTACCTTTTCCCGAAGTTACGGTACCAATTTGCCGAGTTCCTTCTCCCGAGTTCTCTCAAGCGCCTTAGAATACTCATCTCGCCCACCTGTGTCGGTTTGCGGTACGGTCTCGTATGACTGAAGCTTAGAGGCTTTTCTTGGAACCACTTCCGATTGCTTCGCAGCACAAGGCCGCTCGTCCCACCCCCTTGAATTCCGCGCCCGGATTTGCCTAAGCGCCTTCTATGAGGCAGAAACTGACTATTCCAACAGTCAGACAACCTTCCGCGATCCGTCCCCCCATCGCATCATACGACGGTGCAGGAATATTAACCTGCTTCCCATCAGCTACGCATCTCTGCCTCGCCTTAGGGGCCGACTCACCCTGCTCCGATGAACGTTGAACAGGAAACCTTGGGCTTACGGCGTGGAGGCTTTTCACCCCCATTATCGCTACTCATGTCAGCATTCGCACTTCTGATACCTCCAGCATCCTTCACAAGACACCTTCACAGGCTTACAGAACGCTCTCCTACCATATCGATCAAAGTATAAATACTTCGAAAAATATCCGCAGCTTCGGTGACTGGCTTAGCCCCGTTACATCTTCCGCGCAGGACGACTCGATCAGTGAGCTATTACGCTTTCTTTAAATGGTGGCTGCTTCTAAGCCAACATCCTGACTGTTTTAGCCTTCCCACTTCGTTTTCCACTTAGCCAATCTTTGGGACCTTAGCTGGCGGTCTGGGTTGTTTCCCTCTTGACGCCGGACGTTAGCACCCGACGTCTGTCTCCCAAGCTCGCACTCATCGGTATTCGGAGTTTGCAATGGTTTGGTAAGTCGCAATGACCCCCTAGCCATAACAGTGCTCTACCCCCGATGGTGATACTTGAGGCACTACCTAAATAGTTTTCGGAGAGAACCAGCTATTTCCAAGTTTGTTTAGCCTTTCACCCCTACCCACAGCTCATCCCCTAATTTTTCAACATTAGTGGGTTCGGACCTCCAGGGCGTGTTACCGCACCTTCATCCTGGCCATGGGTAGATCACTTGGTTTCGGGTCTACACCCAGCGACTGTCGCCCTGTTCGGACTCGATTTCTCTACGGCTCCCCTATCCGGTTAACCTCGCCACTGAATGTAAGTCGCTGACCCATTATACAAAAGGTACGCCGTCACGGAACAAGTCCGCTCCGACTGTTTGTATGCACACGGTTTCAGGATCTATTTCACTCCCCTCCCGGGGTTCTTTTCGCCTTTCCCTCACGGTACTGGTTCACTATCGGTCGATTACGAGTATTTAGCCTTGGAGGATGGTCCCCCCATGTTCAGACAGGATTTCTCGTGTCCCGCCCTACTTGTCGTACGCTTAGTACCACCGGTCTGATTTCGTGTACGGGGCTATCACCCGCTATGGCGCCTATTTCCAGAAGCTTCCACTATCAGTCCGACTATCACGTACAGGCTCTTCCCATTTCGCTCGCCACTACTTTGGGAATCTCGGTTGATTTCTTTTCCTGCAGCTACTTAGATGTTTCAGTTCGCCGCGTTCGCTTTGCATACCTATGTATTCAGCATGCAATGACCTAAAAGGCCGGGTTTCCCCATTCGGAAATCTGCGGATCAAAGTGTGTTTGCTCACTCCCCGCAGCTTATCGCAAGCTACTACGTCCTTCATCGCCTGTAATCGCCAAGGCATCCACCATGTGCACTTATTCGCTTGTCCCTATAACGTTAGCCCCTGGTTACTCACCAGGGAGCGCTATAGTTCAAGGAGTACAGCTTGTTGCATGTTTGTTGATTCTTACTACTACCCTAAGTGTGCACTTTTACATGCACGCTTAAAAAAACTTTACTTCTTCCAGATTGTTAAAGAACAGAACAACAGTGATCTCGAAAAGATCAAACCTAAATCGCACCAGGAACTGGATGACTTACGTTTGAACTTTGGTGGAGGATGACGGGATCGAACCGACGACCCCCTGCTTGCAAAGCAGGTGCTCTCCCAGCTGAGCTAATCCCCCTTATTGGGTTTGCCAATAACTTGGTAGGGCTGGTTGGACTCGAACCAACGACCCCCGCGTTATCAACACGGTGCTCTAACCAGCTGAGCTACAGCCCCGAAACTGTGTTCTTTGTTCAACAGTCGATAAGTGTGAGCGTTTGGTGACTGGGTTCAAGACCCGGCGCTACTCTAGAAAGGAGGTGATCCAGCCGCACCTTCCGATACGGCTACCTTGTTACGACTTCACCCCAGTCACGAATCCTACCGTGGTAAGCGCCCTCCTTGCGGTTAAGCTACCTACTTCTGGTAAAACCCGCTCCCATGGTGTGACGGGCGGTGTGTACAAGACCCGGGAACGTATTCACCGCGACATGCTGATCCGCGATTACTAGCGATTCCAACTTCACGCAGTCGAGTTGCAGACTGCGATCCGGACTACGATACACTTTCTGGGATTAGCTCCCCCTCGCGGGTTGGCGGCCCTCTGTATGTACCATTGTATGACGTGTGAAGCCCTACCCATAAGGGCCATGAGGACTTGACGTCATCCCCACCTTCCTCCGGTTTGTCACCGGCAGTCTCATTAGAGTGCTCAACTGAATGTAGCAACTAATGACAAGGGTTGCGCTCGTTGCGGGACTTAACCCAACATCTCACGACACGAGCTGACGACAGCCATGCAGCACCTGTGTTCAGGTTCCCTTTCGGGCACTCCTAGATCTCTCCAGGATTCCTGACATGTCAAGGGTAGGTAAGGTTTTTCGCGTTGCATCGAATTAATCCACATCATCCACCGCTTGTGCGGGTCCCCGTCAATTCCTTTGAGTTTTAATCTTGCGACCGTACTCCCCAGGCGGTCTACTTCACGCGTTAGCTGCGTTACCAAGTTAATTAAAACCCGACAACTAGTAGACATCGTTTAGGGCGTGGACTACCAGGGTATCTAATCCTGTTTGCTCCCCACGCTTTCGTGCATGAGCGTCAATCTTGACCCAGGGGGCTGCCTTCGCCATCGGTGTTCCTCCACATCTCTACGCATTTCACTGCTACACGTGGAATTCTACCCCCCTCTGCCAGATTCAAGCCTTGCAGTCTCCATCGCAATTCCCAGGTTGAGCCCGGGGCTTTCACGACAGACTTACAAAACCGCCTGCGCACGCTTTACGCCCAGTAATTCCGATTAACGCTTGCACCCTACGTATTACCGCGGCTGCTGGCACGTAGTTAGCCGGTGCTTATTCTTCAGGTACCGTCATTAGCAAAGGATATTAGCCCCTACCGTTTCTTCCCTGACAAAAGAGCTTTACAACCCGAAGGCCTTCTTCACTCACGCGGCATTGCTGGATCAGGCTTGCGCCCATTGTCCAAAATTCCCCACTGCTGCCTCCCGTAGGAGTCTGGACCGTGTCTCAGTTCCAGTGTGGCTGGTCGTCCTCTCAGACCAGCTACTGATCGTGGCCTTGGTGAGCCTTTACCTCACCAACTAGCTAATCAGATATCGGCCGCTCCAGGAGCATGAGGTCTTGCGATCCCCCACTTTCATCCTTAGATCGTATGCGGTATTAGCGTAACTTTCGCTACGTTATCCCCCACTCTTGGGTACGTTCCGATATATTACTCACCCGTTCGCCACTCGCCGCCAGGGTTGCCCCCGCGCTGCCGTTCGACTTGCATGTGTAAAGCATGCCGCCAGCGTTCAATCTGAGCCAGGATCAAACTCTTCAGTTCAATCTCTGTTTGTTGACACTTTCGTGTCACCCTGATTTCTCAGGGGTCGCTCACTCAAAATACTGACCGTCATCTCATTGCTGAGACAACGTATTTCTTTTTTGTGAACATTTGATAATTTAAGTAATCAAGAACCGAAGCTCTTGGCACCTTCATCAAACGCCCACACTTATCGACTGTTAATTGTTAAAGAACTTGTTCGGTGTTGCCTTGCTGTGTTCTGCGAATCGTTTTGTTCGTCAGCAGCAGAGGAAGAAGAGTATGAAGCAATTTCTGTTTCTCGTCAACTTCTTTTTTGCTACACCGCAGTACTTCGCGGCACCTGTTGTCAACACAACTACTTGATTTCGTTGTCGTTTTCAGCAGGAGGCGAATTATAGCGAAGCGACACCGAAGTGCGCAAGGCCCGTTCGTGACTTTCTACAACAGCCAGTCGATGGGCAGGAGCGAGAGGATGCGGACAGCCATTTGTCGCCAGATGCTGATGCCAGGTTCGCGGGTATGCCGGACCGCTTTTCCCTCGGAGCGCTCAATCCAGACCAGCTCGCCCTCCCCGTCGAGACGCACCTCGTATGCCCGCTCCGGCATCCGCTGTTCCAGTGCCCCGTGTAATCGTTGAGCCATGGCCGGGTTGTCGATTACAAAGCCCATTTCGGTGTTCAGGTCGATCGAACGCCGGTCCATATTGAAAGAACCGACGAACACGCTGCGGCCATCGACGCTGAATGTTTTCGCATGCAGGCTCGATGTGGAACTGCCGAGCGGTCCGCGACGGACGTCCGGCCGGTCGGCATCCCCGCTGCGGCGCAGTTCGAAGAGCTGGACACCCGCACGCAGCAGCTCGTGGCGCCGTTTGGCATAGCCGGCGTGCACTGCCGCCACGTCGGTCGCCTCCAGGGAATTGGTCAGCACACGCACCGTCACCCCGCGCCGGGCGATCGCGGCCAGGGCCGTGGCGCCTTCGCTCCCTGGTACGAAATACGGAGAGACGAGATCGAGTCGGCGCTCCGGCTGCCCCCACAGGCGCTGGAGCTGGACGACGACCCGGTCGTCCGGATCGGCCGTTCCCATGACTTTGGCCGGATCATCGCTGACGAGGCGGACAAGGCTCCATTCCAGTGGCAAGCTGCGCTGCATGAGTTGCTCGACAAATGGCGAGACCCGGATCGCCTCGAGATAGCGTTGCGCCTCGTTCCGGCCGCGTAACAGCTTCGCGCGATCGGCCAGTGCTAGCGCAGCCTGGGGGGCGATCGTGCCGGACTGGACGAGCATCGAAAAGGGATAAGCCGAGGCATTGTTCCAGTAACGGTCGAAGTCCTGCGACACGTCCCGGACGATCGGGCCGACGGCGAGCACATCGAGGTCCACGAACAGCATGTCGCCCGCCGCACCGAAGTACTCGTTGCCGATATTGCGTCCCCCAACGATTGTCGCCTGATTGTCGATCGTGAAGGACTTGTTGTGCATGCGCCGGTTCAGGCGGCCGAAATCGAGCATGTAGCCCAGGCCGCGCCAGGCGCGCATGCGAAAGGGGTTAAACAGGCGCACCTCGATATTCGGGTCCGCATCCAGGAGGGCCAGGACCGGATCGAGTCCGTCGGTATTGTTATCGTCCAGAAGCAGGCGGACCCGCACTCCCCGCGCGGCTGCCTCGCGCAGTGCATCGAACATCAGCACGCCGGTGAGATCGTTATGCCAGAGATAGTATTGAACATCGAGACTGCGCTCCGCACTGCGCGCCAGCAGCACACGGGCGGCAAAGGCGTCGCGGCCATCGGGCAAGGCGATGACGCCGGAGTGCCCCGGATGGGCGGCAGCGAGGGGGCCGATTGCCTGGCCCAGCTTGGTCGCGCCGGTGTCGAATGGCGCCACCGTCGTGATGCGGGCGCCCGGGGGCGGAAGCGGCAGCGAACGACAGCCAACTGCCGCCGCGGCGACGATCGCGAGCGCCGCGGCCCCTTTCAACAAGGCCGGCGCCCGCATCGCTTACATCCCCTCGAAATTTGCCTTGCGCTTGGCGAGGAAGGCCGACATCCCCTCCTTCTGCGCCGGCGTACCGAAAGCCGCATGGAAGAAGCGGCGCTCGTAGCGCACGCCTTCGGTCAGCGTCGTCTCGAAGGCGCGATTGACCGAATCCTTGATCGCCATCGCCACCGATACCGGCATCTCGGCAATGGTATTGGCCACCGCCAGCGCTTCTTCCATCAGCTTATCCGCCGGGAAGATGCGCGACACCAGCCCGGTACGCTCGGCCTCGGCCGCGTCGATCATGCGCGAGGTCAGCAGCATGTCCATCGCCTTCGCCTTGCCGATGGTGCGCGGCAAACGCTGGGTACCGCCCGCACCCGGGGTCACGCCGACCTTGATTTCCGGCTGGCCGAATTTCGCGCTGTCGGCGGCGATCAGGAAGTCGCACATCATCGCCAGTTCGCAGCCGCCGCCCAGGGCGTAGCCGGCGACGACGCCGATCACCGGTTTGCGCACGTTCAGGATGTGTTCCCAGTTGCGGCCAATATAGTTACCTGGATAGGTATCGGCATACGTGTAATTGGCCATGGCCGCGATGTCGGCACCCGCCGCGAACACTTTTTCACTGCCGGTCAGGACGATGACATTCACCGACGGGTCGGCGTCGAACTTGTACAGAGCGTCGCCCAGCTCGTTCATCATGTTGTCGTTCAGCGCATTCATCGCCTTCGGGCGGTTCAGGCGAATCACGGCGACTTTGCCGTGGTTTTCGATCAGCAGGTCAGCGTATTCCATGGGACACCTCTATATAAGGGATTGATCAGTGCCGCGATTGTAGCGCCTCCACGGCCGGGAAAGGCAGGTATCATTGCGATTTAAGCAAGCCTGGAACGAGCCGATCATCGCAACGATACGCCATACCCTCTCCCGTCTCGGCGCGGACGGCCTGCTGCAGAGCGCCGACTTCCGCCGCCTCTGGCTGAGCAGTGCGCTGACCCAGTTCGGCTCCCAGATCACCCTGCTCGCCCTGCCGATCTGCGCGGTGCTCATGCTGCATGCGACGCCGAGCCAGATGGGCACCCTGGCGGCGCTCGAATCGCTGCCCTTCCTGCTGTTCGGATTGCCGTCCGGCGTCCTGCTCGACCGCCGCCGGCGTCTGCCGATCATGATGTGCAGCGACGTGATGGTCGCGACCGCGCTGGCGAGCGTGCCGCTGGCCTGGTGGCTCGATGCGCTGACGATCGGTTGGCTGTATGCGGTCGGCTTCGTGCTCGGCACCGGGCTGACCGTCGGCGGCAGTGCCGAGCAGGTCTTCCTCACCTTCGTCGTCGGGCGCGAGCGCCTGGTCGACGCCCACGCCCGCTTCGCCGGCACCGAATCGGCCGCGCGCCTGATCGGACCCGGCATGGCGGGCGCACTGGTGCAACTGCTGGGCGCGCCGATCGCCATCCTGTGCAATGTCGCCGGTTTTGTCATTTCGCTGGCCAACCTGCGCCGCATCGGGGCGCGCGAACCGGAGCCTGCACCATCGACTGCCCATCCCCTGCACGACATCCGGGAAGGCCTGGCCTTCGTGTGGCGCCATCCGGTTTTGCGTACCCTCGCCTGCACGGCGGGCGCCTGGCATTTCCTGTTCTATGGCTATCTGGCCCTGCACGTGCTGTTCGCCACCCGCGTACTGGGCATGGCGCCGGGTGTGATGGGGACGGCGCAGATGCTCGGCGGCGCCGGCATCCTGGCCGGCTCGATCCTCGTGAAACCCTTGTCGGCACGGTTCGGCACCGGGCGCGCAATCCTCGCCGGTTTATGTGTGTGCGCGCTGGGCTTCGTGCTGATGCCGGCGATTCCCACCGCCCTGCTGGGCAGCGCGGCAGCGACCGCCTTCGCCTACGGCAGCGTCGTGTTCCTGCTCGACTGCGGCGCGACCCTGTTCTTCGTACCCTACATCGCACTGCGCCAGCGCGTGACGCCGGATGCGGTACTCGGCCGGATGGTGGCGACCATGCGCTCGCTGACCGTGGCCAGCGCTCCACTGGGCGCGCTGGCGGCCGGGGCACTGGCCGAGCGTTTCAGCGTGCGTACCGGCCTGGCCTGCGTGGCTGCGGGTGCGCTCGTGCTGACGGTGGCGGCGCTGGCCGGCACCAGGCTACGCGATGTGAACGACTGAGGTGAACGACTGATCCTTACTTCGGCAACAGCACCCACACATTCCCGCGCTGCTTCATCCGCCCCGCATATTCGGCCGCATTGCCACCGAAGCCGAAGAAGAAATCGGCCCGCACCGCCCCGCGGATGGCGCCGCCGGTATCCTGCGCCATCATCAGGCGCTGGATCGGTGCGCCATCCACAGGATGCGTGGTGGAGAGGAACAGCGGCGCGCCCAGCGGCACCTGGCCCGGGTCGACCGCCACCGAACGCTCCGGCGTCAGCGGCACGCCGAGCGCGCCTTTCGGGCCGACGCTCGGGTCGGGCAGGCGCTCCTCGCGGAAGAAGATATAGCTCGGATTGACGTTCAGGAGTTCCTGGCGCCGCGCCGGGTGAGAAGCAATCCACTCTTTGATGCTCTGCGCCGAGACGCCGTCGGCCGGCAATTCTCCCTGTTCCACCAGCCAGCGCCCGATCACTTTATAGGGATGGCCGTTCTGGTCGGCGAAGGCGATGCGCACCGTTTCTCCGGTGTCGTCGAGGCGGACCCGGCCCGAACCTTGCACCTCGAGGAAGAAGGCCTCGACCGGGTCGTCGACCCAGACCAGTTCCTTGCCGTTCAAGGGCGCGCGCTCGATCTCGGCACGGGTGCTGTACGGGATCACGGTTTTACCCACCAGGCGGCCGCGCAGGCGCATGTTCTTCAGGCTCGGATAAGCGGACGCCAGGTCGACCGTGATCAGGTCGTCCGGCACACGGTACAGCGGGGTCTGGAAGGCGCCGCCGCGCTTGCGCGCGCCGCGCAGCATCGGCTCGTAATAGCCGGTGATCAGGCCGGTGTCGGCGCCGTCGGGCATGCGCATCTGGTTCGGCACGAAATACGTCTCGAAATAGCGGCGGATGGCGGCGTTATCGCGCGCATCGACGCCAGGCGCCGCCGTGCATGGCGCGCTCCACTGCGGCTTCTTCGCCAGCACGCGGCAGGAGGCGATGAACGCCGGCCAGGCCTGGCGCAGGTCGTCGCCCTGCCAGCCGGGCAGCGATTCGAAGGAGACCGGGGTCATCGGCGGCACGGGCGGCGGGGTCGGGGCCGGGACCGGAATCGCGACCGGGCCGACCGGCGGCGGCATCACGATGTCGGGCTGCTTCGATGGCGGCGGTGGGACCGGTTGCTGTTTCACCGGCGGCGGCGCAGTCGGCGGCGTGCCGCAGGCGGCCAAAAGAAGGGCGACGAGGGCGAGCGAAGTGGATAAACTGCGTGGTACTCTGCGGCGTATCGATTGCATAAGGACAGTCTATGTGGATCTTGATGTTGGAAGCGGGCGTGGCGTTCTTCCTGCTCGTGTTGATCGTCTGGTGGACGATGTTCCACGGCCGCCCCGAAACCCGCAAGCGGCCGCTACGCCAGGAGGACGAGCCGCCGCGCGCGCCGTAGAGCCTGGGCGCTTAATGCAGCATGCTCGGCAGCGTCAGCACGAATTCCGGAATCCTGACTTCGAAGCGGTGGCCGTCCTCGGCCACGCAGAAGTACTCGCCGTGCATCGAGCCCTGCGGCGTGCCCAAGGGCGTGCCGCTCGAGTATTCGAACTCTTCGCCCGGTTTCAGCAGCGGCTGGTGCCCGACCACGCCCAGACCCGACACTTCCTGGACCCGGTTGTTGGCATCGGTGATGACCCAGTGGCGCGAGATCAGCTGGGCCGGTACCTCGCCCGTATTGCGGATCGTGATCGTGTAGGAAAACAGATATTCGTCCTGATCCGGCTTGCTTTGCTCGGCCAGGTACTTGGTACGAACGGTAACGGTGAAATCGTAGGTAGCCACGGCTTCCTTCTTTCTTATTGGTGGAGACGCGGGTGCGCAAAAGCCCATGATACCCCGCCAGGCAAAACGGGGCAGCGCAGGTGGGTATAACAGCGCGGAATCGGCTCGGCGTAAAATAGCGGCTTCAACCAACCGCACTGCCACGCAGTGCCACCTTACTTATGACCACCTACCGCATCGCTCCCAGCATCCTGTCCGCCGATTTCGCCCGCCTGGGCGAGGAAGTCCGCAATGTCGTCGAGGCAGGCGCCGACATCATCCACTTCGACGTGATGGACAACCATTACGTGCCGAATCTCACCATCGGCCCGCTGGTCTGCCAGGCGATCCGCCCGCACGTGCAGGTGCCGATCGACGTCCACCTGATGGTGAAGCCGGTCGACCGCATCATCCCCGACTTCGCGAAAGCCGGCGCCAACATCATCACCTTCCACCCGGAAGCGTCCGAGCACATCGACCGCACGCTGCAGCTGATCCGCGACCACGGCTGCAAGGCCGGCCTGGTGTTCAACCCGGGCACGCCGATGCACTACCTCGAGCACGTGATGGACAAGATCGACATGATCCTGATCATGTCGGTCAACCCGGGCTTCGGCGGCCAGTCCTTCATCCCGGAAGCGCTGAAGAAGATCGCGATCGCGCGCCGCCTGATCGACGAATCGGGCCGCGACATCATGCTGGAAGTCGATGGCGGCATCAAGGCCGAGAACATCGCCGCGGCCGCCGCCGCCGGTGCCGACACGTTTGTTGCCGGCTCGGCCATCTTCGGCAAGCCCGACTACAAGGCCGTGATCGACGCCATGCGCGCCGAACTGGCAACAGTCGGGAAGTAAGCGTGCGTCCGGGCGCCGCGGCCATCCGGGCCGCCATCATCGATCTCGACGGCACGATGCTCGACACCGTGCCCGACTTTGAACTGGCCCTGAACGGCATGCGCGCCGAATTCAAGCTCGCGCCGATCGGGCAGGACATCATCAAGCCCATGGTCGGCAAGGGTTCCGAGAAGCTGATCCGCGACGTGCTGGCGCTCGACTACGATGCCGCCCGCATCGATGCTGTTTTTGACGAGGCGATGGCGTCTTACCAGCGCCATTACCTCGCGATCAACGGCGAGAGAAGCGTGCTCTACGAGGGCGTGCTCGAGGGCCTGGCGGCGCTGCGCGATCTCGGCCTGCGCCTGGCCTGCGTGACCAACAAGCCGATCGCGTTCGCCACGCCGCTGCTGGCGCAAAAGGGGCTCGCGCCCTTTTTCGAGCTGGTCTACGGCGGCGACTCGCTGCCGCGCAAAAAGCCCGATCCCCTGCCCCTGCTGCAGGTGTGCGCTGACTTCGACCTGGCGCCGTCAGCCGTGGTCGCGATCGGCGACTCCTCGAACGATGCCGAAGCGGCGCGCGCGGCACGTTGCTATGTGCTCACAGTGCCATATGGTTATAACCACGGAAGGCCTGTGCAAGACATCGATTCCGATGGTATAGTTAATTCGCTACTGGATGCCGCCGAGCTCGTTCGTGCGCACAACAGCACCGAAAACTAACTCATCTATACATGTTCTCCATTAAAAAACTCACCGTCAACCAGACCGGCGCCCTTGAGGCCTGGGTCTGGCGACGCTGGCAATCCTGGGCTAACTGAACCCGTCTTGATTGCTGCCGGCTGCACGTACGCCGGCAGGTTTTTTACCACCACCGCCGCCCATCCTCCCCTTCAAACGTGGCGGCCCGGAGAAGAACATGACCGAACTCGAATTCAAATCGCTGGCCAACCAGGGCTATAACCGCATTCCGCTGATCGCCGAAGCCTTCGCCGATCTGGAAACGCCGCTGACCCTGTACCTGAAACTGGCGCAGTCGCAGAACACCGGCAAGAACACCTTCCTGCTCGAATCGGTCGTCGGCGGCGAGCGCTTCGGCCGCTATTCCTTCATCGGCCTGCCGGCCAAGACCCTGTTGCGCAGCAGCGGCAATCTCACCGAGATCGTCACCAACGGCAGCGTCGTCGAAACCCACGAGGGCAACCCGCTCGACTTCATCGAAACCTATCAGTCGCGTTTCAAGGTCGCGCTGCGTCCGGGCATGCCGCGTTTCTGCGGCGGCCTGGCCGGCTACTTCGGCTACGACACGGTGCGCCACATCGAGCGCAAGCTGGCCGGCAAGGCCCCGGCCGACCCGCTCGGCCTGCCCGACATCCAGCTGATGGTGACCGAAGAGCTGGCCGTGATCGACAACCTGTCCGGCAAGCTGTATTTGATCGTCTACGCCGATACGGCGCAGGCGGAAGCCTTTGCCAAGGCGCGCCAGCGCCTGAAAGACCTGCGCGTGATGCTGCGCCGGAGCGTCGAGGCGCCCGTCACGACCGCTTCGGTGCGGACCGAAGCGGTGCGTGAATTCAGCAAGGAAGATTACTTGAAAGCGGTGGCGAC encodes:
- the apaG gene encoding Co2+/Mg2+ efflux protein ApaG gives rise to the protein MATYDFTVTVRTKYLAEQSKPDQDEYLFSYTITIRNTGEVPAQLISRHWVITDANNRVQEVSGLGVVGHQPLLKPGEEFEYSSGTPLGTPQGSMHGEYFCVAEDGHRFEVRIPEFVLTLPSMLH
- a CDS encoding MFS transporter, coding for MRFKQAWNEPIIATIRHTLSRLGADGLLQSADFRRLWLSSALTQFGSQITLLALPICAVLMLHATPSQMGTLAALESLPFLLFGLPSGVLLDRRRRLPIMMCSDVMVATALASVPLAWWLDALTIGWLYAVGFVLGTGLTVGGSAEQVFLTFVVGRERLVDAHARFAGTESAARLIGPGMAGALVQLLGAPIAILCNVAGFVISLANLRRIGAREPEPAPSTAHPLHDIREGLAFVWRHPVLRTLACTAGAWHFLFYGYLALHVLFATRVLGMAPGVMGTAQMLGGAGILAGSILVKPLSARFGTGRAILAGLCVCALGFVLMPAIPTALLGSAAATAFAYGSVVFLLDCGATLFFVPYIALRQRVTPDAVLGRMVATMRSLTVASAPLGALAAGALAERFSVRTGLACVAAGALVLTVAALAGTRLRDVND
- the rpe gene encoding ribulose-phosphate 3-epimerase, with product MTTYRIAPSILSADFARLGEEVRNVVEAGADIIHFDVMDNHYVPNLTIGPLVCQAIRPHVQVPIDVHLMVKPVDRIIPDFAKAGANIITFHPEASEHIDRTLQLIRDHGCKAGLVFNPGTPMHYLEHVMDKIDMILIMSVNPGFGGQSFIPEALKKIAIARRLIDESGRDIMLEVDGGIKAENIAAAAAAGADTFVAGSAIFGKPDYKAVIDAMRAELATVGK
- a CDS encoding phospholipase D family protein: MRAPALLKGAAALAIVAAAAVGCRSLPLPPPGARITTVAPFDTGATKLGQAIGPLAAAHPGHSGVIALPDGRDAFAARVLLARSAERSLDVQYYLWHNDLTGVLMFDALREAAARGVRVRLLLDDNNTDGLDPVLALLDADPNIEVRLFNPFRMRAWRGLGYMLDFGRLNRRMHNKSFTIDNQATIVGGRNIGNEYFGAAGDMLFVDLDVLAVGPIVRDVSQDFDRYWNNASAYPFSMLVQSGTIAPQAALALADRAKLLRGRNEAQRYLEAIRVSPFVEQLMQRSLPLEWSLVRLVSDDPAKVMGTADPDDRVVVQLQRLWGQPERRLDLVSPYFVPGSEGATALAAIARRGVTVRVLTNSLEATDVAAVHAGYAKRRHELLRAGVQLFELRRSGDADRPDVRRGPLGSSTSSLHAKTFSVDGRSVFVGSFNMDRRSIDLNTEMGFVIDNPAMAQRLHGALEQRMPERAYEVRLDGEGELVWIERSEGKAVRHTREPGISIWRQMAVRILSLLPIDWLL
- a CDS encoding phosphoglycolate phosphatase — encoded protein: MRPGAAAIRAAIIDLDGTMLDTVPDFELALNGMRAEFKLAPIGQDIIKPMVGKGSEKLIRDVLALDYDAARIDAVFDEAMASYQRHYLAINGERSVLYEGVLEGLAALRDLGLRLACVTNKPIAFATPLLAQKGLAPFFELVYGGDSLPRKKPDPLPLLQVCADFDLAPSAVVAIGDSSNDAEAARAARCYVLTVPYGYNHGRPVQDIDSDGIVNSLLDAAELVRAHNSTEN
- a CDS encoding enoyl-CoA hydratase, giving the protein MEYADLLIENHGKVAVIRLNRPKAMNALNDNMMNELGDALYKFDADPSVNVIVLTGSEKVFAAGADIAAMANYTYADTYPGNYIGRNWEHILNVRKPVIGVVAGYALGGGCELAMMCDFLIAADSAKFGQPEIKVGVTPGAGGTQRLPRTIGKAKAMDMLLTSRMIDAAEAERTGLVSRIFPADKLMEEALAVANTIAEMPVSVAMAIKDSVNRAFETTLTEGVRYERRFFHAAFGTPAQKEGMSAFLAKRKANFEGM
- the mltA gene encoding murein transglycosylase A is translated as MQSIRRRVPRSLSTSLALVALLLAACGTPPTAPPPVKQQPVPPPPSKQPDIVMPPPVGPVAIPVPAPTPPPVPPMTPVSFESLPGWQGDDLRQAWPAFIASCRVLAKKPQWSAPCTAAPGVDARDNAAIRRYFETYFVPNQMRMPDGADTGLITGYYEPMLRGARKRGGAFQTPLYRVPDDLITVDLASAYPSLKNMRLRGRLVGKTVIPYSTRAEIERAPLNGKELVWVDDPVEAFFLEVQGSGRVRLDDTGETVRIAFADQNGHPYKVIGRWLVEQGELPADGVSAQSIKEWIASHPARRQELLNVNPSYIFFREERLPDPSVGPKGALGVPLTPERSVAVDPGQVPLGAPLFLSTTHPVDGAPIQRLMMAQDTGGAIRGAVRADFFFGFGGNAAEYAGRMKQRGNVWVLLPK